CCTCGTGGATGGCGAGGAGGCTGGCGAGCAGGAAGTCAGGCCCCGCTTGCGGTGGCCGCGGCCTCCGACCGGGCGAGCGCCTCGGTGTGAGCCTCGGCCGCCACATCGACGAGCTCGGTGATCTCGTCCTCGGTGAAGCCGGCCATCTGGCGGAAGCGGCGGGCGAGGTGCACCGGGTTGTCCTCGGACTCGCCGCGGAAGCCACCGAAGCTGAACAGCTTGTCGATGGTGCGCTGGAACTCGAGCGCCTCCTGCTGACGCTCCTTGTCGTTCGCGGTGATGCGGCGCAGCCAGTCGGAGCCCATCTTCACGTGGGTGACCTCGTCGGCGAGCATCCAGTCCTCGCAGAACTCGAGGATGGGGTCGCCGGTGAGCGTGCCGAAGTCGCGCATGGTGTTGAACACGTCGATGGCGAGACCCTCGAGCGCGCGGTTGACACCGGTGAGGCGCAGCACCGGGTCGGGATTGCACGCCGCCTGGTAGAGCAGCGTCTGCTCGGCGAACTCGCCGATCTCGGTGCCCATGTGCTCGGTGAGCTTCACCGAGATCTCGACGTGACGGGCCTCGTCCCAGCACTGGCGCGCCATGTCGAGCTTCAGCTCGAACGGCGCCTCGTTGCGACCGCTGCCCGTGTCGAAGTCCCAGCACGTGCGGCCCGCGCCCTCGAGGGCCTGGATCTCGCCCACGAAGATGCCGTGCATGAGGCCCCGCGCGCCGTCGGGTGAATCGGGGTCCTCGGGGTTGAAGCCGGTACGGCGATCCTGGCGTCTGCCCGCGCCCCGGGGGTCGAAGATGACCTCCTCGATGTTGATCTTGACGAAGCGCGAGTCGCGCGCCAGGTCCTCGACAGGAAGGGTCTTTCGCATGGCCCGATGCTACCCGAACGTCACCGGGACGACCGTGGCCTCGCTCACCGCCCCGTCCTCCGCGGAGCGGGTGAAGAGCACGATGGCGCCGGCCGATCGGCTGGGTGGCGCGAACGTCAACGAGGCGTCGAAGGGACCGAACTGGCCGTTGGAGCCGCCCATGAAGAACCCCTCGCCGAGCTTGCGGCCCGGGCCCGCGCTCTCCTCCCGGACCTCCCAGTTCACCTGGGCCTCGAAGGCCGTGCTGGTTCCCCTGATCCTCATCGGAGAGGTGACGCGGTTGCCGGGCTCGGGGGTGGCGAGGTCGATGTTCTTGGTGCGGGCGCCGGTGACGAACCAGTCGCCACCCGATTCCTCCACCGTGACCGACGTGACGGCCGGACGATCGCGCCGGGCTCGGATCTCCACCACCCGGGCGCTCAGTGCGGTCGACTCGACGGTGGGATCCGGCATGCGGAGGTAGTAACGCGCGAACGACACGGCGACCGCGCCCGGGTCGCTGAAGGTCGTCCCACCCGGGAAGGGCCAGATCGCGTTCGGGGGCCGCGCGGGCGGGATCGGCAACGTGGTCGCCGGCGATGTCGTCGGCGTGGTCGGGGTGGCCTCTCTGGTCGTCGTGCTCGGCGCGGTCACCGCAACCGTCGTCGTGTCGTCACCCCCCAGCACCGGGATCAGGGCAACGACCACCACGGCTGCGGCGGCGAGCCCGAGCGCGGCGAGCCCGGCCCGGCGGCGCATCCGAGTGCGCCGGATCGCCTCGGCGCGCTGCTCGACGTCGTCCCAGTCGGGCGTCGGCGTCACCGTCGAGGCGTACGCGTGCATCGCCTGCTCGAGACGCTCCTCGTCGGTCATGCCGTCGCCTCCAATCTCTTCTCGAGCGCGGCGATGCCGCGGTGGGTGTGGGTCTTCACGGAGCCGGCCGAGATCCCGAGCGTCTCGGCGATCTCCGCCTCCGAGAGGCCGAGGTAGTAGCGCAGCGCGAGGCACTCGCGCTGGCGCACCGGGAGGGCGCGCAGAGCGGCGATCACCTCGCGGTGCTCCTCCCCCGAGAGCGCGGTCGCCTCGGCCGACTGCGTGTCGCGGCCCGGCTCGGGCCGGTGGCGGTCGACGACGTGCAGGTGGCGCATCCGCGAGCGGGCGCCGTTGAGCACCGCGCTCCGCACGTAGGCGAGCGCCTTCTCGGGATCGCGGATGCGTCCCCACCCGACGTGCACCTTGGCGAAGGCGTCCTGGGTGATGTCCTCCGCGGCCGCGACATCGTGCAGTAAGAGGGAGGCCAGGCGCACCAGTGAGGCGTAGTGCTCCCGGTAGAGGGCGACCAGACCCTCGGCTGCCACCGCGTCCGCATCGACCATGGCCTGCATCATCACCGCGACAGACGCCGGGGTGGTCGATCGCGTTGACCCCGAGCGCCGGGGCCCTCCGTCCTCCTCGCTTCCTCAGAGGGCCGAGTCGGAAGCGTCCTCGACCCCGAACGAGGTCGTCGTGCCTCGGAGGGCCTGCTTGAGGATCTTGCCGGCCGGGTTCCGGGGCAGGGGCCGGGTGACCAGGTCGAGGTGGGCCGGCACCTTGTAGGCCGCCAGGTGCTCGGCGCAGAAGCGCTGGAGGTCGGCGGCGCTCGTCGTCGAGCCCGGCTTGAGCTGGACCACGGCCTTCACCTCCTCACCGAGCGTCTTGTGCGGGACACCGACCACGGCCGCGTCGATCACGTCGGGGTGCTCGTAGAGCACGTTCTCGATCTCGACGGAGTAGATGTTCTCGCCCCCGCGGATCACCATGTCCTTGGCCCGGTCGACGATGTAGAGATAGCCCTCGGCATCGAGCCGGCCCAGGTCACCCGTGTGGAACCAACCGTCGGTGAAGGACTCCGCGTTGGCATCGGGCCGGTTCCAGTACCCGTGGCTCGAGACGGTCGGGCCCTTGATCCAGACCTCACCCGTCTCGCCGTGCGACAGGTCGTCGCCGTCGGGGCCCACGATGCGCAGCTCGACCGTCGGCACCGCCCGTCCCGCCGAGCCGGGGTGGGCGACATAGTCGTCGCCGCCGATCGCAGTCGCGACCGACGCCGTCTCGGTCAGGCCGTAAGCGGTGGAGAGCCCCGCCTTCACGTTGGGGAACGCCTCGGTGATGCGCTCGACCAGCTCCGCACCCGACGGTGCGCCACCGTAGGAGATGCGGGTCACCGACGACAGGTCGTAGGAGCCGAAGTCGGGTGACTCGAGGAGTCGCCACATCACGGTCGGCACCCCGCCGATGCTCGTGACCCGCTCGTCCTGGATCAGGCGCATGGCGGCGTCGGGATCGAAGCGGCCGGGCGGCATCAGCACGAGCTTCCCGCCCGACGCGTAGTTGAGAACCATGGTGGAGTGGCACCCGGTCGTGTGGAACAGCGGCACGATCAGCAGCGACGCAGCCTGGGCCCTGCCGGACAGCTCGGCCGGTGGGGCGGAGCCCTGCATCACCTGGACGGTGCCCAGCAGGAAGAGGTTCTGCAGGTTGGCGAGCGTCTGGCGGTGGGTGATGGTCGCGCCCTTGGGCTTCCCGGTCGTGCCCGAGGTGTAGAAGATGCCCGCGATGTCGTCCTCGTCGACGTCGACAGAAGGGAAGCCGCCAGGATCGCCACCGGCCTCCAGCTCGGTGAACGGTGCCGCGCCGGCGGCAGGTGTGTCGGTTCCGATGACGTAGACCTGCTCGAGCGCGGGGAGCACATCAGGAAGGTGCTTCACGAGCTCCCACCGGCGCTCGTCGCAGATCAGCACCCGGCTGCCGGAGTCCTCCAGCGCGAACTGCAGCTCCTCCGCCCTCCACCACGCGTTCAGCGGCACACAGATCGCGCTGGCGGCGGCGCATGCCCAGAACGCCACCACCCATTCGGGGTTGTTCGCAGACAGCAGCGCGACGCGGTCGCCCCGCTGCACGCCCCGGGCCGCCAGGCCCGAGGCGGTGGCCCGTACCCGGGCGTTGTGCTCGCGGTAGCTCAGGCGGCGGTCGTCCTGGACCACGAAGTCCGCGTCGCCGCGGCCGTTCGACATGTCGACCAGCTCGCGCATCGATCCGAGCCGGCTCTTGTAGACCTGCAACGGGACGCCCCGCACGTCGTCGGTGACGACCTCGAAGGGGCCGCCCGGTCCGGTGAGGGTGTCGAGCACGTCGATCATCGTGGTCAGTGTCGCCGTCGCCAGTGTCGCGAACGATCAGACGGGGTCAGCAACCTCGTCGCCGGTGAGCGTGGTCGTCGGCATCCACACCAGCTCGCCCGTGTCACGCAGCTCCTTCACGGCCGCGACCGGATCGGGGTCGGAGAACAGCCGCTTGTCGCCATAGTCCGCGGGGCGGCCGGTCGCGTCGATCGCCCACCACGACGCCTCCAGGGCGATGCCGTTGGGATCGGTGAAGTAGATCGAGCGCACGATGGAGTGGTCGACGACCTCGGTGACCTCGCACCCGTGCGCGATCAACCGCCGACGCATCGCGTGCAGCGCCTCCTCGTCGGGGAGGTTGAACGAGAGGTGGTCGAACTGCATCGGCCGGGAGCTGGGCATACCCGCCGGCTTGGCGAAGGTCGACGCCCCCTTCCACTCGAAGAAGGCGATGGTGTTCTCCGGCCCGAGCTCGAAGAAGTAGTGGCGCATGGGCCCGGCCAGCACGGTCGACACCAGCCGCATACCGAGCACACCGTGGTAGAAGCGGACGGTCGAGTCCATGTCGGGGGTGACCATGGCCAGGTGGTTGATGCCCCGCCACCGCGGGCTTTCGACAGGTTCGCTCATGGCCCCAGGCTAGGCGCGCTCTCCCGCGCAGAACGCCCGGCCTTAGAAAGCGCTCTCGAGGATGGCGCGGGCGTCGGCCTCGGAGACGGGACGGGGGTCGTGCGCGACGTCGGGGCCGGACTCCGCCTGGCGGGCCACCGCCTCGATGTCGTCGTCGTCGACGCCACAGTCGGACAGCCGCGTGGGCAGGCCCAGCCGGCCCAGCAACGCCTCCACCGCGCCGGCCGGGTCGGCGGCGTCCCCCAGCGCGGCACCCACCGTCGCGAGCTCGCGCGGCAGGGTGTCGAGGCTGAGGCGGATCGCGTGCGGCAGGATCACGGCGTTGGCCAGCCCGTGCGGGATGCCGGCGCGGCCCCCGAGCAGCTGCGCCAGCCGTTGCTGGACGCCCATCGACGCGTTCAGCAGGCAGCGCCCGCCGAGCACCGCTCCGGCCAGCATCCGCGTGCGGGCGTCGATGTCGGCGGGATCGTCAACCACCGCGGGAAGGGCCTCGGCGATGCGCTCCACGCCCGCCAGCGCGATCGCCTCTGCCTCGGGCGTGCGCCGGGGTGAGTACGCGCACTCCACACAGTGGGCGAGCGCGCTCATCCCGGTCTCGGCGCTCACGCGCGCCGGCGTGGAGAGCGTCAGCTCGGGGTCGTGGATCGTGGCGATCGGCGCCACCGTCGGGCCACCCGCGTCCGCCTTGCGACGCGTGTGCTCGTCGGTCATACCGAAGAACGGCGTGAGCTCGGCTCCGGAGTACGTCGTCGGGATCGAGACGTGCAGCAACGCCGGCCGGTCGAGGTAGGACGAGCCGGGCGTGCCCTGCTCCTGCTCGGTGAAGTAGCACACCGCCTTTCCCAGGTCTGCGCAGGACCCGCCTCCGAAGGACACCACGCTGTCGACGCCGTCGCGTCGCGACTGCCGCATCGCCTCCTCGACCACGCCGGTCGGGACGTGCGAACGTGCACCCGCGTAGGTCGACACCAGCGCGCGTCCCAGCGCCTTGACGATGCGGTGGCCGTCGTCGGAGTCGAGGCGGCCTGCCGTCGTCACGAGCAGGACGCGCCGGCTGCCGATCTCGTGCACGAGCTTGCCCACACCGGTAACCCGTCCCCGACCGAACCGGACCTGCTGCGCGGCAGAGGTGTGGGTCCACTCCGGAGACGTCACGCTTCTCCTCGCTTTCGCAACGCGGTCTTCAGGATCTTGCCCGTGCCGCTCTTGGGCAGCTCGGAGACGAAGTCGACGACCTTCGGTGCCTTGAAGTGGGCGAGCCGCCCGCGCACCCACTCGATCAACTCCTGCTCGTCGACGGACGCGCCGCCGCGGACGACGACGTACGCATGCGGTACCTCGCCCCACCGCGGGTCGGGCTGGGCCACGACCGCCGCTTCGAGCACGGCCGGGTGCGCCGACAGGGCCTTCTCCACCTGGACCGACGAGATGTTCTCGCCGCCGGACACGATGATGTCCTTCCGCCGGTCGACGATGGTGACATAACCCTCGGCGTCGACGGTCGCGAGGTCGCCTGTGCGGAGCCAGCCACCGCGCAACGCCTCGGCCGTCTCGTCCGGCCTGCGCCAGTAACCCGCCATCACGTGGTTGGAGCGCACGCACACCTCCCCCACCGTCACTCCGTCGTCCGCCACCTCCCGATCGCGGTCGTCGAGCACGCGCAGGTCGACACCGATGTTGGGATGACCGGTCGACGCCCGGCGGGCGCGTCGCTCCCCCAGGGACAACCCGTCGTGCGCCCGTGTCGTGTTGGCCTTGGTCAGCTGCGGCGAAGCCTCGGTGAGCCCGTAACCGCTGATGACCTCGCACCCGAGCGCGTCCTCGAGCGCCGCGAGGAGCTCGGGGCCCGCCGCGGCCCCGCCCACCGTGACCTGGACGAGCGAGGAGGTGTCGTGGTGCGCGCGCGCCGGGCACTCGAGCAGCGCGACGGCCATGGTCGGCACGAGGTGGAGCCGGGTGACGCGCTCGGCCGCGATGAGCCGCAGCACCTCGCTGGCGTCGAAGCGCTCGAGCATCACGTGGCGGCCGCCGAGCACCGTCACCCAGTGCGGGGTACCCCAACCGTTCACGTGGAACAGCGGGATCGTGTGCAGCACGACGTCGCGGTGGTTGCCCCCCATCGACAGCGCGCTGTCGATCGCGTGGGTGGCCAGCGCCCGATGCGTGAGCATGGCGCCCTTGGGGTCGCCCGTCGACCCGCTCGTGTAGAAGAGCTCGCAGACCGCGTCCTCGTCGATCGGCCCCGGGTCGAAGCGCGCCCCGGGCGCGGCGACGAGCGCGGCCTCGTAATCGGGGCCGACGTCGAGGCGCGTCCGGGACGGGAGCGCTTCCGCGAGCGCCGCGAACCTGGGGTGCACGACGAGCAGTGCCGCCTCGCAGTCGTCGAGCACGAAGGCGAGCTCGGCCGCCGCCATGCGCACGTTGAGCGGCGTGAGCACGCAGCCGGCGAGCACCACCCCGTAGTACGCCTCGAGCATCTCCACCGTGTTGTCGCACAGGTACGCGACCCGGTCGCCGGGGCCACAACCCAGCTCGCTCCGCAGCACGTGCGCGAGGCGGTGGGCGCGTGCCGCGAGATCGCCGTAGGTGTACCGCCGCTCGCCGTCGACGACGGCCTCGAGCGGACCGAACAGGCGGCGGGCCCGCTCGAGGAAGTCGAGGGGCGTGAGCGGCACGATCATTCGGCGTCGGACCCTACGCGATGCTCAGAGGACGGCCGTGGCGCCTTCGGCGCCCAGTTGCACGAGACGCAGCCGCCCCCCGTCGTTCTCGAGCACGGTCCGCGAGCAATTGTCGGGGCGGAAGCACACGAGGCGGTCGTCACCGGAGGCGGCGCCGACGGCCGCGTTGATGCCGAAGAAGTGGGTGACCACGACGGTTGCGACGTCGAGCGCGCCGATGGCGGCGAGCAACTGGGCGCGCCAGCGCAGCAACGCGTCGTCCTGCTCGGCCCATCGCCCCGCGTAGATGCTCCGGAGCCACGCCCCGCGCCCGGGGAGGTCGTCGACCGGCGCCCGGATCTCGCCGACGGCGGGCTCGACGTCGGCCACGACGCCCCACACCCGCTCGAGCGCGGCGGCTGTCTCGCGCGTGCGTCGCATCGGCGAGACGACGACCGGGAGAGGCCCGTCGGGCGCGAGGGCCGCGGCCATGGCCGCTGCCTGTTCCCGGCCGTCAGCGTCGAGCGCGGGGTCGGCATCCGCGTCCCACGCGGCGGCAGCGCGACCGTGCCGCACGAGGACCAGCCGGCTCAGCTGCGCGCCTCCGCTGCGCTCGGCTTCTGAGAGGCGCGGTGCTCGCTCGTCACATGGGAGCTACGCGCCTCCGCTGCGCTCGGCTTCTGAGAGGCGCGGTGCTCGCTCGTCACATGGGAGCTGCGCGCCTCCGCTGCGCTTCGGTGCTCGCTCAATCGAGGTCGTCGAGCAGACCGTGCTCGTGGATGCCGGCGGGTGCGCCGCGG
This is a stretch of genomic DNA from Actinomycetota bacterium. It encodes these proteins:
- a CDS encoding DUF455 family protein, giving the protein MRKTLPVEDLARDSRFVKINIEEVIFDPRGAGRRQDRRTGFNPEDPDSPDGARGLMHGIFVGEIQALEGAGRTCWDFDTGSGRNEAPFELKLDMARQCWDEARHVEISVKLTEHMGTEIGEFAEQTLLYQAACNPDPVLRLTGVNRALEGLAIDVFNTMRDFGTLTGDPILEFCEDWMLADEVTHVKMGSDWLRRITANDKERQQEALEFQRTIDKLFSFGGFRGESEDNPVHLARRFRQMAGFTEDEITELVDVAAEAHTEALARSEAAATASGA
- a CDS encoding SigE family RNA polymerase sigma factor yields the protein MMQAMVDADAVAAEGLVALYREHYASLVRLASLLLHDVAAAEDITQDAFAKVHVGWGRIRDPEKALAYVRSAVLNGARSRMRHLHVVDRHRPEPGRDTQSAEATALSGEEHREVIAALRALPVRQRECLALRYYLGLSEAEIAETLGISAGSVKTHTHRGIAALEKRLEATA
- a CDS encoding acyl--CoA ligase produces the protein MIDVLDTLTGPGGPFEVVTDDVRGVPLQVYKSRLGSMRELVDMSNGRGDADFVVQDDRRLSYREHNARVRATASGLAARGVQRGDRVALLSANNPEWVVAFWACAAASAICVPLNAWWRAEELQFALEDSGSRVLICDERRWELVKHLPDVLPALEQVYVIGTDTPAAGAAPFTELEAGGDPGGFPSVDVDEDDIAGIFYTSGTTGKPKGATITHRQTLANLQNLFLLGTVQVMQGSAPPAELSGRAQAASLLIVPLFHTTGCHSTMVLNYASGGKLVLMPPGRFDPDAAMRLIQDERVTSIGGVPTVMWRLLESPDFGSYDLSSVTRISYGGAPSGAELVERITEAFPNVKAGLSTAYGLTETASVATAIGGDDYVAHPGSAGRAVPTVELRIVGPDGDDLSHGETGEVWIKGPTVSSHGYWNRPDANAESFTDGWFHTGDLGRLDAEGYLYIVDRAKDMVIRGGENIYSVEIENVLYEHPDVIDAAVVGVPHKTLGEEVKAVVQLKPGSTTSAADLQRFCAEHLAAYKVPAHLDLVTRPLPRNPAGKILKQALRGTTTSFGVEDASDSAL
- a CDS encoding VOC family protein, producing MSEPVESPRWRGINHLAMVTPDMDSTVRFYHGVLGMRLVSTVLAGPMRHYFFELGPENTIAFFEWKGASTFAKPAGMPSSRPMQFDHLSFNLPDEEALHAMRRRLIAHGCEVTEVVDHSIVRSIYFTDPNGIALEASWWAIDATGRPADYGDKRLFSDPDPVAAVKELRDTGELVWMPTTTLTGDEVADPV
- a CDS encoding maleylacetate reductase, with translation MGARAARPLQGTEGRRLRLRAAQERHGQDPEDRVAKARRSVTSPEWTHTSAAQQVRFGRGRVTGVGKLVHEIGSRRVLLVTTAGRLDSDDGHRIVKALGRALVSTYAGARSHVPTGVVEEAMRQSRRDGVDSVVSFGGGSCADLGKAVCYFTEQEQGTPGSSYLDRPALLHVSIPTTYSGAELTPFFGMTDEHTRRKADAGGPTVAPIATIHDPELTLSTPARVSAETGMSALAHCVECAYSPRRTPEAEAIALAGVERIAEALPAVVDDPADIDARTRMLAGAVLGGRCLLNASMGVQQRLAQLLGGRAGIPHGLANAVILPHAIRLSLDTLPRELATVGAALGDAADPAGAVEALLGRLGLPTRLSDCGVDDDDIEAVARQAESGPDVAHDPRPVSEADARAILESAF
- a CDS encoding long-chain-fatty-acid--CoA ligase; translated protein: MIVPLTPLDFLERARRLFGPLEAVVDGERRYTYGDLAARAHRLAHVLRSELGCGPGDRVAYLCDNTVEMLEAYYGVVLAGCVLTPLNVRMAAAELAFVLDDCEAALLVVHPRFAALAEALPSRTRLDVGPDYEAALVAAPGARFDPGPIDEDAVCELFYTSGSTGDPKGAMLTHRALATHAIDSALSMGGNHRDVVLHTIPLFHVNGWGTPHWVTVLGGRHVMLERFDASEVLRLIAAERVTRLHLVPTMAVALLECPARAHHDTSSLVQVTVGGAAAGPELLAALEDALGCEVISGYGLTEASPQLTKANTTRAHDGLSLGERRARRASTGHPNIGVDLRVLDDRDREVADDGVTVGEVCVRSNHVMAGYWRRPDETAEALRGGWLRTGDLATVDAEGYVTIVDRRKDIIVSGGENISSVQVEKALSAHPAVLEAAVVAQPDPRWGEVPHAYVVVRGGASVDEQELIEWVRGRLAHFKAPKVVDFVSELPKSGTGKILKTALRKRGEA
- a CDS encoding histidine phosphatase family protein; translated protein: MSRLVLVRHGRAAAAWDADADPALDADGREQAAAMAAALAPDGPLPVVVSPMRRTRETAAALERVWGVVADVEPAVGEIRAPVDDLPGRGAWLRSIYAGRWAEQDDALLRWRAQLLAAIGALDVATVVVTHFFGINAAVGAASGDDRLVCFRPDNCSRTVLENDGGRLRLVQLGAEGATAVL